Genomic window (Planococcus sp. MSAK28401):
GAACTGGGCGGCCGCGGCGTCAGCTATTGCGCAGTGTGCGATGGCGCATTCTTTAAAGGCAAAGAACTGGTCGTTGTCGGCGGCGGGGACTCTGCCGTTGAAGAAGGAGTCTACTTGACGCGCTTCGCGGATAAAGTGACAATTGTCCACCGCAGAGACGAGTTGCGCGCACAGAAAATCCTCCAAGACCGTGCGTTTGCCAACGACAAGATCGACTTTATCTGGAGCCATACCGTAAAAGAGATCCGCGATAAAGACGGCAAGGTCGGAAGCGTTACCTTGGTATCGACAAAAGACGATGCCGAACGGGAATTCGAAGCGGACGGCGTGTTCATTTACATCGGCATGCTGCCTTTGACAAAACCATTCGAATCACTGGGCATCTTGAATGACCTGGGTTATATCGAAACAAATGAAGAAATGCAAACTTCGGTGCCAGGAATCTTCGCGGCAGGCGATGTACGGGATAAAACTTTGCGCCAAGTCGTCACGGCGACTGGCGACGGCAGCATCGCCGCGCAAAGCGTCCAGCATTATGTAGAAGAGCTTGCAGAAAAGATTGCTTCAAAAGCGCAAGCTTAACGCTTTCTTAATCCCTTTGTAACAGCATTGTCATGCAAAAGAGGTATAGTAAGTAGTGTAAATCAACCCCCTTTTTATATAGTTATTTTTGACAGGCTGCTTTCCGGATTGTCCGGGGAGTGGCCTCTTTTTTTGCATTCTTTTGCATGACACGCCAGGATAGATGTATAATGAAAATAGTTTATATTAGATGCGGAGTGGCAAATGTGCAGCGAATCGCGAATTTATTGCTAATAGAGAATGGCAAAGTATTATTGATGAAAAAGCCGCGCAGGGATTGGTATGTAGCTCCTGGCGGCAAAATGGAAAGCGGCGAATCGATTTATGAAGCGGCCATCCGTGAGTTCAGGGAAGAAACGGATGCAGAACCGTTCGGCGTTCACTTGAAAGGCGTTTACACCATGATGATCCAAGAAGGTGGAAAGACGGTGGATGAATGGATGCTGTTTACGTTCAGGGCGACAAAGCTCCGCGGGATCCCATTCGAAGAAACGCGCGAAGGAATTCTCGAATGGCATCCAGTGGAAAGCCTGCATACCCTGCCGATGGCGGAAGGGGACCGGACGAACCTATTATTTGCGGCTTATCAGGAAGGCGTCCAATACGGGACCTTCTATTATACGCCAGAGTTCGAACTGCTAGAAGAGAACATCCAATCATCGACTGAAGAGGTGAACCGCCAGCATGGATAAGCATAACGAAGAAACCGAATTGATCATCATCACCGGCATGTCCGGTGCAGGCAAGACAGTGGCCATCCAAAGTTTTGAAGATCTCGGTTTTTTCACAATCGATAATCTTCCCCCGGCGCTTCTTCCCACATTCATCAAATTGATGCGGGATTCAGGCAAGTCGATGAAGCGCGTCGCAGCGGTCATGGACCTTCGGGGCGGCGATTTTTTCGCAAGCCTCGTTGATGCAATCGATGATCTATCGAAAGAACCGGAAGTGGCGATCACCATCCTGTTCCTAGATGCGGAAAACCAGACGCTCGTCAGCCGCTATAAAGAAACGCGGCGTTCCCATCCGCTGTCGCCAGGCGGGCTTGTGCTCGGCGGCATCAAAAAAGAACGGGATATGTTGAAAGACCTGCAAGGGCGGGCACATTATATGTATAATACGTCAGACATGAGCCCACGCCAGCTGAAAGAAAAAATTACGTCGGATTTCGCTTCGAAAACAAGCAATGTCTTTACGGTCAATTTGATGTCTTTCGGCTTTAAGCATGGCATGCCGATTGATGCCGACCTGGTTTTCGATGTACGCTTCCTGCCGAATCCTTATTATATAGAGGAATTGAATCCGCAATCGGGCTTGGATCAGCCGGTTTCCGATTATGTCTTGAAATGGCAGGAGACGCAGACGCTGGTGAGTAAGCTTGAGGATTTATTCGATTTCATGATTCCCCAGTACAAACAAGAAGGCAAAGCGCAATTGGTCATTGCTTTTGGCTGCACGGGCGGCCAGCACCGATCTGTAACGCTTGCTGAATATTTCGGGAAATACCTAGCGAAAAACAACAAAGTCAGCATTACGCATAGAGATGTGAAAATCAGAAAGGGCTGAGCATATGGAAAAAAGTCTCCAGCAAAAACGAGTCGTAATCATCGGGGGCGGTACCGGTCTGTCCACTTTGCTGAGGGGCTTAAAAACTTTTCCGCTCGACTTGACGGCAATCGTCACAGTGGCAGATGACGGAGGCAGCTCTGGGCGTTTACGCGATGACTTGGATATTCCTCCGCCAGGGGACATTCGCAACGTCATGGCCGCATTGTCGGACGCAGAACCGTTAGTTGCGGAAATGTTCCAATACCGCTTCAAGCATTCGCTCGATTTGGAAGGGCATTCACTAGGCAATCTGATGCTTGCGGCATTGACCGATTTGACCGGTGATTTCTCCCACGCAGTGCGGGAAATGAGCCGTGTCTTGAATGTCAATGGCACGGTTTTGCCTGCTGCCAATCAATTGGTGACCTTGAATGCAGAACTAGAAGATGGAACCATCATTAAAGGTGAATCCAAAATTCCCGCCTATATGCAGCCGATCAAGCGTGTATTCCTTGAACCGGCCGGCGTCAGAACATTGCCGGATACCATACAGGCGATTCAATCAGCGGATGTCATCGTCATTGGGCCGGGTTCCTTGTACACAAGCATCTTGCCCAATTTGCTCGTGAAGGATATCAAAAAAGCGCTGCTCGAAGCGAAGGCGCGAAAAATCTATATTTGCAATTTGATGACCCAGGCGGGCGAAACATACGGCTATACAGCCTCGGACCATGTGAAAGCATTATACGACCATGTAGGCGTAAACTTTCTCGATGCCATTTTGATCGACAAAGTTCAAATGCCGCAGGGAGTGGCTGAAAGATACAAAAAAGAAAAAGCATGGCCGGTGGAATACGATGAAGAACGCCTGAAAAATATGGGGCTTGAAGTATATCGCCATGATATTGCGAATATTTTTGGGGAAGCCGTACGGCATGAACCGATGAAAGTGGCGAAATGGCTTTTTGAATACACCAGCAGCGAATCGCAGGTACCATCGCAGCGCCGGTATTCCTAAAGCTTGAAAGGGGGGGCATAATTGTCTTTTGCATCAGAAACAAAAAAAGAAATGACGCAGATTGAAGTGGATGATTGCTGCGGCAAGGCAGAGCTGTCGGCGATGATCCGCATGAATGGCACGCTGTCATTCTCCAATCGCCAGTTGAGCCTGGATATCCAAACTGAGAACGCAGCTATTGCGAGAAGAATCTATACCTTGCTAAAGCGCTTCTATAAAGCGTATCCGGTGGAGTTGTTAGTTCGCAAAAAAATGCGGTTGAAAAAAAACAACGTCTATATTTGCCGCTTGCGGGAAGGCGCAAAATTCGTGCTTGAGGATTTGTTAATCTTGTCGGAAGGCTTTCAGTTTCAGCAGGATATCTCCCCTGAACTGATCTCGACGACGTGCTGCAAGCGCTCATATTTGCGCGGTGCCTTTTTGGCCGGAGGGTCGGTCAACAATCCCGAAACGTCCTCTTACCACTTGGAAGTGTATTCTTCCTATAAAGACCACGCTGAAGCGCTGGTCATCCTGATGAACCATTTCCAATTGAACGCGAAAATGATTGAGCGGAAAAAAGGATTTGTGACTTATTTGAAGGAGGCGGAGAAAATTTCTGACTTCCTCAGCTTGACTGGCGCCCACTCGGCGCTATTGAAATTCGAGGATGTCCGAATCCTTCGCGATATGCGTAATAGCGTCAATCGTTTAGTCAATTGCGAAACGGCCAATTTGAATAAGACAATTGATGCGGCGTTGCGGCAAATCGAAAACATCCGCTTTATCGACCAAGTGATCGGAATCGACCAATTGCCGGATCGCCTGAAAGAGATAGCCCGCTTGCGTGTGGAGTACCAGGATGTCACACTGAAAGAACTGGGCGAGATGGTATCGACAGGAAAAGTGAGCAAGTCAGGCGTCAACCACAGGCTCCGGAAAATCGATGAGATTGCCGAGTCGTTGAGAAAAGGCGAAACGATCAGCCGGTAATAAGGCTGCTCTTTTCTATAGATTGCGTGACAGTCAAGTTTTCGGAGGAGGATATGCATGGTAGAAAAACAAGTGGAAGTGCAATTGAAATCAGGATTACAAGCGAGGCAGGCGGCATTGTTCGTACAAGAAGCCAATCGCTATAGTTCGGATGTATATTTGGAAAAAGGCGATAAGAAAGTCAATGCTAAAAGCATCATGGGCATCATGAGCTTAGCTGTCAGCAAAGGAACCAACGTGACAATTTCGGCCGACGGCGCCGATGAAGAATCCGCAGTCGGTGCGCTGGCGCAATTGATTGATAAAGAAGCATAAAGCCATACGCTTTAAGCATCAAAAAAAGAACTGCCCTTCATGCAGATGCATGAAGGGCAGTTCTTTTTTATGATTTACTCTTCTTTTTCGTGATTTTCCGGCAATTTGTTGCGCGTGATGATTTGGTCGATGAGACCATATTCGAGTGCACGTTCTGCAGTCATGAAGTTATCGCGGTCTGTATCTCGTGAAATCACTTCAAGTTCCTGGCCAGTGCGTTCTGATAGAATTTGGTTCAACTTCTCGCGCAAGAACAAGATGCGTTTTGCGGCGATTTCAATTTCGGTCGCTTGCCCTTGAGCTCCG
Coding sequences:
- a CDS encoding gluconeogenesis factor YvcK family protein; this encodes MEKSLQQKRVVIIGGGTGLSTLLRGLKTFPLDLTAIVTVADDGGSSGRLRDDLDIPPPGDIRNVMAALSDAEPLVAEMFQYRFKHSLDLEGHSLGNLMLAALTDLTGDFSHAVREMSRVLNVNGTVLPAANQLVTLNAELEDGTIIKGESKIPAYMQPIKRVFLEPAGVRTLPDTIQAIQSADVIVIGPGSLYTSILPNLLVKDIKKALLEAKARKIYICNLMTQAGETYGYTASDHVKALYDHVGVNFLDAILIDKVQMPQGVAERYKKEKAWPVEYDEERLKNMGLEVYRHDIANIFGEAVRHEPMKVAKWLFEYTSSESQVPSQRRYS
- a CDS encoding NUDIX domain-containing protein, whose product is MQRIANLLLIENGKVLLMKKPRRDWYVAPGGKMESGESIYEAAIREFREETDAEPFGVHLKGVYTMMIQEGGKTVDEWMLFTFRATKLRGIPFEETREGILEWHPVESLHTLPMAEGDRTNLLFAAYQEGVQYGTFYYTPEFELLEENIQSSTEEVNRQHG
- the rapZ gene encoding RNase adapter RapZ gives rise to the protein MDKHNEETELIIITGMSGAGKTVAIQSFEDLGFFTIDNLPPALLPTFIKLMRDSGKSMKRVAAVMDLRGGDFFASLVDAIDDLSKEPEVAITILFLDAENQTLVSRYKETRRSHPLSPGGLVLGGIKKERDMLKDLQGRAHYMYNTSDMSPRQLKEKITSDFASKTSNVFTVNLMSFGFKHGMPIDADLVFDVRFLPNPYYIEELNPQSGLDQPVSDYVLKWQETQTLVSKLEDLFDFMIPQYKQEGKAQLVIAFGCTGGQHRSVTLAEYFGKYLAKNNKVSITHRDVKIRKG
- the whiA gene encoding DNA-binding protein WhiA yields the protein MSFASETKKEMTQIEVDDCCGKAELSAMIRMNGTLSFSNRQLSLDIQTENAAIARRIYTLLKRFYKAYPVELLVRKKMRLKKNNVYICRLREGAKFVLEDLLILSEGFQFQQDISPELISTTCCKRSYLRGAFLAGGSVNNPETSSYHLEVYSSYKDHAEALVILMNHFQLNAKMIERKKGFVTYLKEAEKISDFLSLTGAHSALLKFEDVRILRDMRNSVNRLVNCETANLNKTIDAALRQIENIRFIDQVIGIDQLPDRLKEIARLRVEYQDVTLKELGEMVSTGKVSKSGVNHRLRKIDEIAESLRKGETISR
- the trxB gene encoding thioredoxin-disulfide reductase, which produces MTETTNIYDVLIIGAGPAGMTAGVYTSRANLSTLMLERGIPGGQMANTEEIENYPGFDHILGPDLSTKMFEHAKKFGAEYAYGDVTEIIDGDEFKTVKAGSKEYKARAIILTTGAEYKKMGIPGENELGGRGVSYCAVCDGAFFKGKELVVVGGGDSAVEEGVYLTRFADKVTIVHRRDELRAQKILQDRAFANDKIDFIWSHTVKEIRDKDGKVGSVTLVSTKDDAEREFEADGVFIYIGMLPLTKPFESLGILNDLGYIETNEEMQTSVPGIFAAGDVRDKTLRQVVTATGDGSIAAQSVQHYVEELAEKIASKAQA
- a CDS encoding HPr family phosphocarrier protein, with amino-acid sequence MVEKQVEVQLKSGLQARQAALFVQEANRYSSDVYLEKGDKKVNAKSIMGIMSLAVSKGTNVTISADGADEESAVGALAQLIDKEA